A stretch of DNA from Manihot esculenta cultivar AM560-2 chromosome 7, M.esculenta_v8, whole genome shotgun sequence:
TATTATATTCAGATTGAAGGTGCGGCAAATATATCAGGCAAAGGACCTAGTGTTTGGGACACATTTACCCATGAATATCCTGGTACCTTTTTGTGTCATATACATGTGTTTTGAGATTATATTAATATACAAAATATtaatcatttttatattttacagaGAGGATAAGGGATAAGAGTAACGGAGATATTGCAGTTGATTTCTACCATCGTTATCAAGTATTATTCTCGTCCTTTTATTTTGAAAGTTTTTGTTTATTGtcgattataaaattaattaagaaataaattaaaattgatattgcAGGAAGATATACAGAATGTCAAGAATATGGGTTTTAATGCTTTCAGATTTTCCATAGCATGGTCTAGAGTTATACCTAGTAAGTTACTTATCACAGTtgaaactttttattaatatgtGTTCAACATCATAAAAATTTTGCTAAACTATGTATTTATGATTTTatacctttttcttttcttatttaatttatttttaattttaatattaaggtGGAAAGAGACGGGAAGGAGTAAACGAGGAAGGGATTGAATTCTACAATAGAGTTATTAATGAAACCATAAAACAAGGTGACAtttatctctcttttttttcatttaaaggaTTTATTTAGGGAAAGAAGAAACTTCATTTTCCAATCCTTtaaagaaattataaatttataccaAAAATCTAATTTCTTTAACACAAACAATTTCAGGTTTACAACCATTTGTTACCATTTTTCATTGGGATACTCCTCAAGCCCTAGAGGATAAATATGGTGGCTTTTTAAGCCGTAATATTGTGTAAGTGTATAGTTTTTCATATTacatttttaaacttttaactcaataattattttcacatttaagtaaaaatatatgttgttgaataattataaaaattatatacaggAGAGATTATCGTGAGTATGCCGATCTtctctttgaaagatttggcgACCGAGTGAAGCATTGGATGACTTTTAATGAACCATGGGCTCTCAGTGGATTCGCTTATGATGATGGACTTTTTGCTCCTGGTCGTTGCTCATCTTGGGTGAATAATCAATGTCGTGCTGGAAACTCAGCTACAGAACCTTATATAGTTGCTCACAATTTGCTCCTTTCTCATTCTGCAGCTGTACATATATATAGGAAAAATTACCAGGTAtctttctatatatataatacatgttattattttttttttaacaaagatgcatataaattttagcttattattttattgtctTTGTAGAAAACTCAAAATGGAAAGATTGGAATAACACTTTTCACCTTCTGGTTTGAACCTCTCTCCAATAGAGCTGCTGATATAAAAGCGTCCAAAACAGCCATGGACTTTATGTTTGGATTGTGAGCCTTTATTTCAAATTAACCTATCAATTAAGGCTTTATCCTATGCAAGTCTTCATTTAATAAAGacatttatttcatatttttcagATGGATGGATCCTTTAACTTATGGTCGATATCCAAGAACGGTGCAAGATTTAGTTGGGGATAAATTACTTAGTTTTACCGAGGAAGAAACTCAATTGCTCAGAGGATCATATGATTTTATTGGATTACAATATTACACTTCATATTATGCAAAGCCAAATGCTTCGATTGATTCAGATCGTATAAGATATAAAACTGATAGTAACATCTCTGAAACTCGTAAGTTTTTATACAAATATAACGCAATAGAGGTTGAAAAGAAAGTAATATATGTAAAAAGTCCAAACAAACTtctacataataattttttagtaagTTACAAAATGTTTGACTAATGAACATATATTTTTGTTTACCTTGCAGCTTATGATTATGAAGGCAACCTTATTGGTCCACAGGTTAgtatactaaaaaaaaaattgataacaaATTAAGATATAAATGATATATTTGTGGATATATCactaatataaaaattgaattttacagGCTTACTCACCTTGGTTTTACATTTATCCAAAAGGCATACGTCATTTATTGAATTATACCAAAGATAGATATAACAATCCAGTAATATATATTACTGAAAATGGTAAGCGGGATTAATACCTTTTTCGTGTAGGAGTATCAGTTTCTTAaatatagttatatttttattgaatttattgttttttttttaattctcttaGGGGTTGATAATCTTAATGATGAAAACCAACCCATTGAAGAAGCACTTAAAGATGAATTCAGGGTAGACTATTATCGAAAGCATATATGGAATACTTTGGGATCTCTTAAGTAAGTCTAAATTTCAAAATCTTCATCTAAAAGGTTATGATAATTCTTTATTAGTGTTTCTAATGATAGCTGGTTTTTGCAGGGAATATAATGTTAACGTCAAAGGATATTTTGCTTGGTCATATTTGGACAACTTTGAATGGAACATTGGTTATACTTCAAGATTTGGTCTATATTACGtcgattataaaaataacttaacAAGAATCGCTAAGGAATCGGCTATTTGGTTTACAAAATTCCTGAACCCATCAAACTAGATCCTCCATCGAGATTAGAGATATATTATTCTTTTCatgagttaaaattaaattcattacTTAACATGTCTTGTATTGAAATTTTGATGATGTCTTGAACTCTAGGCACATGCCTTGTTGTATTTCTTTGAATAAATATTATACATTATTCTTTTGATTAATCCTGTTCTATTGTGAAAACGATAATCAAAGAAGATTTAAGATATGATCATGCATTGACCAAAGACTTCACCAGCAGTGGAATGAACTCCAAATGAGAACCGAAAGGACAAAACTAATGTAGAGCGTCTAAAAACAAATGATGAATAGAGAATTGTTATCGAacagtagtttatagttattttttttttcaataatcagaaaaaatttaataaaaaaacgtctcaaaaagaataaaaaattcagATTTTTCTCCAAAAATATAGGACTCACATTTAACAAAGTGATCGTAGTAAGAAATGAGATGATAAATGAAAGTTTTCATTAAAAGatttattgtaaaaaatattttctaaatgtaaattatttttcataaacaaaTCAAACATTAGTAATATAGAGTTAGCTTCTAATTTTGGTAGaatatgaatattttttaattaaatttttctaataatttaaaataaaaaatgataaaggTTTGTTATTATTAGATACaaactcaattaaattattttttttattaaaaaaaaggctATTGAGTTGTTTTGACGCTCTGCCATTAGTTTTGTTCTTATTTAGCATCCTTTGGTGGAGTATTCCTCCATGTCTGCTGGAGAATTCTTTTTTCCAAACATTAATATTAGTCAATtgtcattttcctttttttttttttcctccatcGATGGAGGATGAATAAGCTACTACATgtcataatttttcattataatttttgaaatttaatataataattatatatataaatatattgtatTGAAATTTagtagaattattttttttaataataataatcttttatatttatataattgacaGTTGAAGTAGATCTATCAAATCGAGGAAAGACAAGGATTGGGATGGCTGTTGatgggtaaaactatgattgaAAATGACAagtcttatattttaaatttataaatttgtttTATTCCCTAATTAAATAGTCTAGCCCTGTCCTGTCCTGCCCTGCCCTGCTGACTTAGAATTTGGGAGAAATCATGGGTCAATGGTCATTTTGGATTTTTCTCTTCTTCCATGGTGGACGAATAATATAACTCGTGGAATCAGATTCTCAAAATGCACTCATGGATTCAaggtttcagaaaaaaaaaaaaaaaaaattccaaagtgaccagaaaataaaaaatatcgaAAAATGCATTcttttttatatgttatataTAATAGTAGAGGCTGCCACCTTTTCTattagaaaagaagaaaagaaaaaacattATTTTGAATGACTATAAAGCTTTGACGTCTACAAGAGCTGTATTTCTGGAACATGGTACTTCGTACGTTTGATTTTAACTTCCAcgta
This window harbors:
- the LOC110607665 gene encoding beta-glucosidase 24, producing the protein MAMASKLSLQLTGMFIFFLISLLALMKPAMTDDADKIPTDFNRSYFPDDFIFGTATSAYQIEGAANISGKGPSVWDTFTHEYPERIRDKSNGDIAVDFYHRYQEDIQNVKNMGFNAFRFSIAWSRVIPSGKRREGVNEEGIEFYNRVINETIKQGLQPFVTIFHWDTPQALEDKYGGFLSRNIVRDYREYADLLFERFGDRVKHWMTFNEPWALSGFAYDDGLFAPGRCSSWVNNQCRAGNSATEPYIVAHNLLLSHSAAVHIYRKNYQKTQNGKIGITLFTFWFEPLSNRAADIKASKTAMDFMFGLWMDPLTYGRYPRTVQDLVGDKLLSFTEEETQLLRGSYDFIGLQYYTSYYAKPNASIDSDRIRYKTDSNISETPYDYEGNLIGPQAYSPWFYIYPKGIRHLLNYTKDRYNNPVIYITENGVDNLNDENQPIEEALKDEFRVDYYRKHIWNTLGSLKEYNVNVKGYFAWSYLDNFEWNIGYTSRFGLYYVDYKNNLTRIAKESAIWFTKFLNPSN